One window of Polynucleobacter sp. HIN5 genomic DNA carries:
- a CDS encoding tRNA threonylcarbamoyladenosine dehydratase translates to MANERVVDDTACEANSTADRRFAGVARLYGEDAFTAFGRTTVVVIGLGGVGSWAAEALARSAVGHVVLVDFDHIAPSNINRQLHAIEGSFGKAKVLAMAERLQAINPNISITMHDVFAEPANLEQIVPIGSLVLDACDDVSAKVALASFCKSQQIPLVMCGAAGGKVDPTRIQIADLSKTTQDPLLAKIRAQLRKNHSFSRDLKKSMGIQAVYSSEARRGAAGGGLECSGYGSGVTVTAGFGFAAAAACLAQIANLQA, encoded by the coding sequence ATGGCAAACGAAAGAGTAGTTGACGATACCGCCTGTGAAGCTAATTCAACCGCAGATCGACGATTTGCAGGGGTTGCTCGCCTGTACGGCGAGGATGCGTTTACCGCTTTTGGTCGCACCACCGTTGTAGTGATTGGTTTGGGCGGGGTTGGCTCGTGGGCTGCTGAGGCCTTGGCGCGTTCCGCTGTTGGGCATGTGGTCTTAGTAGATTTTGATCACATTGCCCCAAGTAATATTAATCGTCAGTTGCATGCCATTGAGGGAAGTTTTGGGAAGGCCAAGGTGTTGGCCATGGCTGAGCGTCTTCAAGCAATTAATCCAAATATTTCGATCACTATGCACGATGTGTTTGCAGAGCCAGCCAATTTGGAGCAGATCGTTCCAATAGGCTCATTGGTATTAGATGCTTGCGATGATGTATCGGCGAAGGTAGCGCTTGCTAGTTTTTGTAAAAGTCAGCAGATTCCATTGGTGATGTGTGGAGCGGCAGGCGGCAAGGTTGACCCCACCCGAATTCAGATTGCCGACTTATCTAAAACTACCCAAGACCCTTTGTTAGCCAAAATCAGAGCCCAATTGCGTAAAAACCACTCATTTAGTAGGGATTTGAAGAAATCCATGGGAATTCAGGCCGTTTACTCATCCGAAGCCAGGAGGGGCGCAGCCGGTGGGGGTTTGGAATGCTCCGGATATGGCTCCGGGGTTACCGTCACTGCAGGGTTTGGATTTGCAGCCGCCGCAGCTTGCCTTGCCCAAATAGCCAACTTGCAAGCTTAA
- the pdxH gene encoding pyridoxamine 5'-phosphate oxidase: MSSISKNLADLRKNYTAGQLSEHEVPGDPISLFESWFEQASQAECPEPNAMVLATADASGTPSARVVLLKGISQGDFCFFTNYDSQKGRELADRPQAALLFHWHELERQVRINGIVSKLSAAESDDYFFQRPPASRIGAWASPQSREIESRAFLEQEELRFKEQFGENPPRPVQWGGYRLKPEKIEFWQGRPSRLHDRILYTKAQEAWRISRLAP; the protein is encoded by the coding sequence ATGAGCTCAATCAGTAAAAACCTAGCCGATTTACGGAAAAACTATACCGCAGGGCAACTTTCGGAACATGAGGTGCCGGGAGATCCGATCAGCCTATTTGAAAGCTGGTTTGAGCAAGCAAGTCAGGCAGAGTGTCCAGAGCCTAATGCGATGGTGCTTGCTACAGCCGATGCATCAGGTACGCCGTCTGCCAGGGTGGTTTTGTTAAAAGGAATCAGCCAAGGCGATTTTTGTTTCTTTACGAATTACGATAGCCAAAAAGGGCGAGAGCTCGCCGATCGCCCGCAAGCGGCACTCCTCTTTCATTGGCACGAGCTAGAACGCCAAGTACGGATTAATGGGATTGTCTCCAAACTGAGTGCGGCTGAGAGTGATGATTACTTTTTTCAACGCCCCCCGGCCTCTCGTATAGGCGCCTGGGCTTCACCCCAAAGCCGAGAGATTGAAAGTCGTGCTTTTTTAGAACAAGAAGAGTTACGGTTTAAAGAACAATTTGGAGAGAACCCCCCGCGACCAGTCCAATGGGGGGGATATCGTTTAAAGCCTGAGAAGATCGAATTTTGGCAAGGTCGCCCCTCCCGTTTGCACGATCGTATTTTGTATACCAAGGCTCAAGAGGCATGGCGCATTAGTCGCCTAGCGCCTTAG